A segment of the Myripristis murdjan chromosome 20, fMyrMur1.1, whole genome shotgun sequence genome:
TGTCGCAGGTCAGGCAGCAGTTCTCGTGGCCCGTGACGGGCACCATGCACTCCAGGTCCAGCTTGGCCACGTGGCCCTTCTTGGTGTGGTGGCCGTGGAAGCTGTAGTGGAGCCGCGACAGCATCTGTTGCCGCTGGTCCTGCAATCGCTTGTTCTCGCTGCGCAGCATTCGCAGCGCCAGCATGATGAGCAATACCAGGATGAGGCCGCCGGCAATGGGCACCGCAATCACCGCCGCCCGGAACCACACCTCCTTGGCCGAGGCCAGCTCCTGCACCCGGGTCACCAGGTTCCTGTTGTTGTTCTCCGGCTGGTACCGGCCATGatctgcacacagagagggacACTTCTCAATCATCTGTACAACTCTCTGCTCTCAGAGCTGTTTCACATTATCACACATTCGGCTATGTATAATGTAGTAGGCCTGAACACAATGGCAAAGAAttcatattgcaattattttaaCAGACTGCAATAAGATTCACTAGTGTAGTGGGGATGGTCATTTTTGCACCACAATTTTCATTTGTACATAATTTTCAttgtacaaaaatgttttcttgcaccatcatctttattttgtcagatattttacctttattaaAAGCTCCTgtgttttggatattgcacttggtcATACTGCAGcattgataatattttgatcaaCTGTTCAGCCCTAGTGTGTGGTACATGATTTCAAAACAGTCATCACCACACAGTTTCAACCCACAACCTGTTTCCTTCTCTTGGAAGATTTACATTTAATGTGCTGCTTTGGAAACACGGTGTCTGCTCAACCCGCATGCCAATAAAGTAATTGAATTAGAGAGacgagcgagagagaaagagacagagagagtgagtaagagagaaacagagacgaGTGAGGAAGTGAGAAAGGGCAGCAGGGGCAAAACAAATGAGTCACCTTGTCCCAGCTGAGAGCCAGAAATTAATTTGAGCTAATAAACTATAGCCTTCTCTGGACAGGGTTATAACAGAAAATCCCCACAGGAGagctccccttcctctctctccctctctctctctttttctctctctatgcaCCTTTTCATAACTCAATGAGCTAGTATTTATGCCCAACATGCAGCCTTGTCAAGGAATATTCATTCTACAGGGCACATTCCTGCTCAGTGGGAAAATTACATGCTgcacacataataaaaaaatatatatttgatgTTGGTCCAAGTGCTTAAGGTAAACCGCCTGCTCTCTGCCTTCCCAGTCGCTGTGCTGGAGCCCAttaaaactcaaactgaagtTCTGTAAAGGTGGGGAGTATAAAACAAGACGGAGGGGGCAAAGGTGGCCTGCATGTCCATAAACAGCGAGGTGTTTGAAGAACCCTACAGCTTCAAGGTACTGCAGCCTGGAATACGAAAGAGgcaaatattgaatatttacTGAAGAGGTATCGTAAAAAACTAAATTGAACCCCCGGAGAGTCAGATCGCTGCGCACCAGTTACAGAGAATTTCAGGTTTCAATTTCAGCGAAAAGCAAACATCCTGACAGCCAGTAATTCAGTTTGGTGAAGTTGCCCCACAATGGAGGCCAACCTCGGAGCCGGCAGCCTCCTGTTCAGCGATCCTCTTACCTGTCGACTCCCTGGTGTGCGCCAGGTCGTGCAGGCCTCTGTAGTTGCACATGTCGTCATGGCAGCACTCCAGCATCGTGGCCGAGGCGCCAGTGAGGGCGTCCGCGCTCTTGGAGCCGCTGCAGACGTCGGCGGCGTTGGCGACGGGGTCTAAGCACCCGTGGGTGAGCGGGGAGTTTGTGCTGAGAGGGTCCAGGACCTTGGTGAAGCAGGCGTTCAGTTCCGACTTGCACATGTACCCGGTGGCCACGCAGTGCGGCGCGTCACAGTAACACCTTATTTCTCCTGGAAACACAGGAGACACAAAGACCATGTTAGGAAGACTGGAGCTGAGCTTACAGCTTCAAAGCAAGACTGTTTCAGTCCTGTGCTAAGCACTTCTTTGGACCTATATTTTGGAAACCAACATAGTCTGCAGCTTGTCTGGCATAATTCTAATAACCACTGAGTCCTCTGTGATGTTTCAGGAGGCCccaacaaaatgaggaatagctTCATTTCACTGTTACTTTGCTGCCCGGCATTTGGCACAATTAAAGCCTGTAGAAGGATGACTGTTTTGATCAAAGGTTTCACCCGCTGCTGTATTTGTACTTACAGTACACACCGTTCTGTAATGGTATGTCTTAAATGGACAGTTAAGCAAAATGGGGGCCTGGAGTCTAATGTGGATCTCTCCGGAGGTCCTCGACCTCAAAAAGATTGTTAAGCCCTGCAGTAAACAGCCAGGTAACTTAAAAGACCTCAGGGGAATATTCTCTTTTTGTATCATTTCAGTAAGTATGCCTTCATTTAAGAGCTTTCCGTGCAAAATGGCCCTTTTTGTCTGTATTATAAAACAGGAACCATGTAGGTTATAATTAGTGGTTTGTTTGCCAAAGTCAATTTCTTTCAACCCAAATGGAAACTCGTAAAGAGGGGGGGCCGGAGCGCGGCGCAGGAGTCTCCTCTTCCAGTTTGCACGCAAAGCTTTACTTGTGGTCAGGACTGCTTGGGGGGGCGGGTTGCACTGAGGTCCCATCTAAAAAGCTCCCAGCAACCTTATCATTAGGCTTCCTTCTTTTACACAGGCCCACTCATTACTTTATCTGTAGCCTTTTTTGACTTTTCAAAACATGAATGGCAGGGAAAAGTAGGCCAGACAAAACTGCTGGGGTCTGACctatcaagaaaaaaatcactataataCTCCTATAGCTATGTATAGTGTGTCTGTAACAtctcctataatattcctacaaTACATTAAGTTGATCTTTTTGCAGTGAGATTTGTGCCAGCTTTATTCAAATGCCAGCTTAAGTCAGGCATTATATTTCAAAAGGCTGGTTGCCATGTGAGTTTAAGAGATGGTCGAAATAGATTTAAATAGAAAAGCAACTCAAGGACAAGGATATGAAGGAAACTCAAGCCTTTCTCGGTAGTCTGGCCTGGTGTATGAAGGTATTTCATTAAGGCACCGCTGCTAAGGAGTGCATGAGAAATAAAATTATCTTTGTCTGAATGAAAGTACTTCTCTAAATGCGCCATGTTGCAGTCTAGAAGCACATTCATCAgatcagtgttttctctgtgaatGATTGGAGCAGCAGGGCCCAGTCAGGTCATTTGGAGAATATTTCATTAGAAAGGAGAGGCCCCTTTGTGGGCTGAGGGGGGAGAAGCGGGCCAGGCACTGGAGCTTTACTGGGGCTCAGCCTATGGATGGCAGATTTGCCTTAAAACTGACATCATAACAAGAGGTAGCCATCTGTTATCCAAATGAAACAGCGCAGGCACCAAGATATGTACCTCGATCATGAAATAGTGGAGATGCAAAACACTATTTCAGTGCAACAGGGGTCACAACTGGGACTTTTATCCAAAAATAGCTAAGTCCTAAACAAAGCATGTAGTCTAGTATTGAGTCTAAGAAAATctaattttaatgaaaacaagaGAAGCTGAGATCACTCCAACTGTTTCCAGGGAAGCATGTTGTGCTTCAAAAGTGGGAGAAAAAATGCCAGAATAGGCAGATCACTTCGCTTGTGTCGAGAACTTGAcacaaaattaaccaaaaagaaaaaaaagaaaaaaaagttgaatagCAAGGAAACAAGTGGAGTTAGTTGTCTCACTCCCTCTAGTGAGCTTTATTATCTTGTTTCCAAAGGGAGGAAAAGATTTCAAGACTCAATACTAGACTCCCTAAGTTGTTGGAGGCTTTAATTTGAGAAACACCGTGTTTGGATCCCAACGCGCATCGGCACTCGAGTCGGGGTAAAAAGTCGGGCAGTAAAGCCGGGGGTTTGGCTTCAGCCTCGTTTTATCACTCCAAATATTTTTAGCCTGATCtgggcaaacaaaacaaacatgtaggcctGACAGTCCCGTCCGCAGAGCAAAGTCTATATACCTTTAGTAAGAAGAACAGCCATGGCACAGAGTTCCAGTTGCAGCCAAATGGAAATGAAACTGGAATGGCGATCCATTTACACCAAATTAGTGCACAAAAGTCCTCGTATATCCAGTAGCAGCGGATACCGCTGGGCAGAGAGCTGGACGACAAAAATTAACGTTACATGGAGCTGCGGCGAAAATGATGCATTCCTGAGCCGAGGGAGGGCAACTCGCAATCCTTAGAGAAACAGAAAGTAGCAAAAAAATCACTCCAAAGTGTTTCTTGTCCCGCACTCAGAGAGAAAAGTCATACGAATTTGCACTAAAAGCCGTCCGGCATTCTTAGGACCGCAAAACACGACGTCTTGACAcgcagagagaaaaggagaaaaaaggccAATACTCCTGGTGAAAAGAGTGAAACAAGGTGAAAACTTGTCACCGCTCGTCCTCCTCTGCCTCGCTGGGTGTGCGGCGGCGGTGAAGCATCACTTTTGTATTCCTGGACCGTGAAATCTCGGTAAAAGACGACAGAGCTCCGTCGCTTCAGAGACTGCAGACAGACTCCGCACAGACGGCGTTTAGCGGAGGGAATAGCTGCGGTCACACGGAGCCCCGCCCCCGCCGCGCTCATTGGCCAGACCGCGCAGCGCCAAGTCAATCACAATAAGCAACAGTGGCACCTCCGGCAtctgtcttcaaaataaaaccccatAAGTGAAGAGAAAgctaaaacatattttaaacatGGTTATGGATGCTTATGATTTATACTTCATGATGATTTTTATGTATCAAGCTAGTACATTAGGTAAATATTCAGTTTGTTATCTTGCGCACGAATGGAGTGATGACCAATCACTGAccagatattttttatttgtccagtaacattaattaaataaatgataaattaaagtaaatgcAGATCACATGACAAACACAGTTTAGAGACACCCTTGGTCCTGAATGGTCGCctgaatttatgtatttaattttttgcatgtgtatttgatatattacttgaaaaaaaaaaataaataaataaataaataaatcataaataaatcttcaaatTTTGTTTGACCTTTGCTCTTCATTACAAACAGCAAGATCATACTTTTCCGCTGCTTGACACCCTAAAACGTAGCAAGTCAAAATTGATTTTATTCGTTTAAGTCATCCCTCACTGTAAATTTTCTTGAGTATTTATGGtaatttattatgttaaaaTTTTTTGCGTTTGAAGTTATTCATCTTTTTGAGTACCTTGAAACTataaaaactatatattttgAAGGTAAATTCTCCCCACTTCCTGTCctattctgtctctctgtgtgtggctTGACGCTGCTGGTTAGGCCAacccattcattcattgtccCCTTATTTCCATAGTACCATATTCCATATGTCATTATCGGACGCCTTGGGTCCGGGCAGCAGTCAGCCCACAGGGTCAACAAATGATCCCAGCACCCTgcaaataaaagccctgctacAGTCATCCGGCACAATTACAGAGCAAAAAGTTTGTTATACTGGCATACTTACAAGCACacactaaaaacacaaaatcttttAAACATATATATGCATGCGCATGTACAATGACCGGAGGAAGAGGATGCCAACACTGCAAAgggttctttctttttttataagCCATAAACATTTAGTCTCCAGGAGAGTGTATCCAAGGACACAGATAATTTATGTATGGATCGATGTTATAAATGATTCTGGATTGGTTTGCACTTATCCCACGATGGATTGCATATCGGTCTCATTTCTAAATAAGGTGACAAAGTACTAGTGTATTTGATTTATGTCTGAATCcgtggtgtttgtgtgatttctCCTTGTTTCTCCAtgtggcggtgtgtgtgcagacttcCCAGTAGCAGCTACCTGCAGTGTCATCCCTGCTGGCAGCCAGGTTGACGCCGCGCCGGGCTGCTTTCCTCAGGCTaccagtctgctgctgctgctgggaggaTGGCTGCTCTGGGCGGGGAGGACAGGCGGTTAGAGAAATTAGCAATCCAAAAAGGCACATGGCGCCACcgagacgacacacacacacacacacacacacacacacacacacacacacacacacacacacacacacacacacacacacacacacacacacacacacacacacacactgacactcaaTTGCCCTCTAAGCAATCCCCgatgcaaaacacacaactcGGGGCACTGCGATCGATATCAGCACCAACTCTTTTCTGCAAATTCCAgacaagtcaaaaaaaaaaaaaaaaagatgtaggCTAATCGCCCCATATGGCCTCATCTTTATGGCTTGAAATATCATAGTATCTCATCTGGTTCCGCTCTTACACGTAATAGTAATTTGTCATGATCTAAACTTCACTGTAAGATTATTATTGCTCCGCGTGAGTGAATGTAAACGCTGGAATCTAGCCTAAGCGTTTGTTAATTGATTAATTTCAATGCAAAATACCTATAGCACCAGTTCCCTAAACCTGCACACTGAATTAATGGTTtgtcataataaataaataaataaatattaatgatCATAGATTCTCTCCCTGCTCAGGTTATTTGAGGCAAAGTCTGAAAAAAGCATCCAGCGTTCtttgaaaattgttttttttttctctctttttttctcttttctttccttttaatTGACACTAGGGGCAAAATGGCAGCTCCGACATGCCTAGACCACAACTAAAACGAAACGAACCAAAATGCTAACATCACAACGTATCTTGCAGCTATAAATAAGAATTATAACACGCAAAATCATCTAGTAATGACATAGGAAATTACTTAATAAAACAAAGCAGGCTGCGTTTACGTCCCTTTAGGGAAAATACAGTGAtagatgataatgataataataatgatgataatgatgatgatgatgatgatgatgatgatgtaatgatAATCTATCaggtcactataaactcactACAAACGCACTTATAATCATTGTAGGAATATTATGGGCATTCCTAGGGCATATTTAGACCCTTATGTCCCTAGAAAACAGACAACAGTATCAGATGCAGAGTCAGAGTGAAAGGTGCGACTCCGCTCAAGGGAACATAGAAATTACTACAGACAGCAATTACCGTAATTGTCAGTAATTCCACAGAGGCGCCAGTCCAAGACCTGTGTGACTTCATTTATCTACATAGAGCTCATCCATAGCAGTTAATAGCTGCAGACATCAGCTACTACAAGACACAGACCACAGCATGCACTAGTCAACATCATGCAGTGGCTTCTAATCTGAAGGCCCTGAGTGGGTTCCTGACATACTCGAGAGAGTTCTAGAGAGGGTTCCAGGGGTTCTTGGGGTGTCTAGAGAGGGTTCCAGGGGTTCTTGGGGTGTCTAGAGAGGGCTTGAGCAAAGGGGTTGTTGAGAGGCTCCAATGGTCCCTGGAGGAATTCAAGATGTCCAGGGGTTCCAGGGATTCTTGACAAGGTTCTAGAAATTCTTTGGGTGGTTTTAAGGATGTTCAGGGGTTCTTGGGGGGGAGTTTAGTGGTCACTGAGCTTTGAGGGTGTTCTAGGGGTGCATGCATAGGTTCTTAGggttcctcagcaaaatgaaagcTAGTTTAATGTCATTGTATTTCACTTGCCACCCCCCAGAAGATTTCATACCACCGTGTTTAGGTCTCATTTTACAGTGTAGACAGGTGGGGATCCCTGGGATGAGACCTTTAGCAGATGGGGCCCAGTAGATCTAATTCAGGCATGGAGTAGTGAAAAGCATTTGGGATCTGCTGGACTATTGCAGACACTAGAAGCCTGAAGTTCACTGGTAGACTGATGTGCAATTGTATGTTACTGAGAGGCACTGCACTGAgatatgaacattttaatgaCCAGTAAGATAGGGTTCTAACGTAGATAAATCTGATGAGAAGTAGCTGAATAAGCAGTGGGCAAGCCTTCCTTTTCTTCTGGTGTGTGGTTAAATATTACCATCTACTGGTCaaagctggtaaaaaaaaaaaaaaagaaaaaagaaaaaaagaaaaaagaaaggtatttttctttttccatcatAAGCTCATTTGAACCTGTTCTTCCCACTTGGACCCTCGttcatggaaaacaaacacatgaccaCTGAATCATGAGACCTCACATCAGTGAGATGCATGACGTTTGATGGAAAGGAGAGAGTTGGTTCACTTTGTTAAAACACCAAATCTCAAATCCAGTGATTGATAACCACTTGTCACTCCTCAAAACATTGTGATACTTGTTGCAAAGACGGCTTGACGCAGGCTAATGAGGTGGACCCCGGGTTTCGTTGTAGGGTGCTAAAAGCCCActggtgagaaaacaaaaatgtgtgtcttttcaTGCTGAGAGGATGCTTGTCAACGAGCTGTCTGGCCAGGGGGGCTTTTCATGTGAGGGGCTTAGGTTGTGTCTCCTCTCACACATTAGGTGATATTTAGAGGTGTGACCTGGGACAGAGAGTGGTAGGGGAATAAAGGGAGAGGGGGGCAGacgtgtgtgttttggggtgtGGTCCGAGTGCTGTGGGTATAGGGCATCACTTTTGCCTGCAGCATGACATCAAGGAGCCTGCTTTGCCTAACAAAAGACCCCCCTCATCCCCACACTGCTGTGGAAACTAGTGCTGAGGAAGCAAAGGCATGGCTCTGTCCACTGGGATTAAccagagatgagaggaaaatggTGAGGGGGGTTGAGCTGACATGAAGTTTACCTGGGATAAGGAAAGTAGCGGGCACCAGTGTAACTCTTAATGTAACATAAACCTATCCCTAGTTCCAATATCCACTCTCAACTCAAGTGCTAATCCTGAATTAGCACTTTGAAGGAATGACCACCATGACCTGGCTTTGAAAAAACATCCTCACTCTGAAAATCTAGAACTCAGTCTGGTTCTCACAAATGCTACAagtacaagaacacacacacacacacacacacacacacacacacatttgcacacattgGAGAGGGGTGGGATTCGTGGGGCAGACAGATACACTTCCCCTGTCACCTCTTGTCTTCCTGCAGTCGCTTTGATGTGAGCCATATCAAGGTGGAAACTTACtccagagaaaagagagacaggcagactgtCTCCATCCTCTGTGATGGCTTTAATTCTTCCCCTGATGCTGCAGATATCTCACCAGGAGCATATACAGTACATCCAGTGTTTCAGAATGATGAGTTCAGCGGTTATGTGGATAGACACATAGGGAAATTGTTCAGAGGAGCTTTGATGTTCAAGATTAGGTTACAGGCTCTTCAATCAAAACTACTAATGCAATTTTGGGGGCTTTATCTAGACTGCATTAAGATAACACAGTGGAGTACAGTATTTGCCTTTATGTTATATACTGATTTCAGTCTCAAAGGACAAGCTCAGTGCTGATCATcctgaaaaaaagagataacCATACGTGAACAGGAGTGGTTTTCCTGCTGGGTGATAAAGGCCCACTTCTGCTGTCTAAGAGACAACAGCGCACTCTTGTGGTTGCTTCAGTGGGCTCACCTTGTAATATTACATGAAGTTTCACACATTCCCATCTTGCCAAGAACATTTCTAGCCggaaaaaatatgtgacaacTTTTTTTGGAACTGTTTGGCATGAACATATAATATATTGAATCGTGACACAAAATATGTGACTCTTTAACCCCTGGCATCCTTTACAGGATAGCCCTTCAGAATTATCGATGGTtgacaaatgaaaggaaaaaccaGCATaatatgtgttgttgttggacAGTCAATGGTCCTTAGGTTCACAGGTTCTGTAAATATCCTGAACATAATTTTTCCAAAAGATACAGTAGAGAGGGATATCATTGTAGGGCTGCTGTGCATAAAGCCCCCAGAGATGTGTCAGAGATGTGATGAGCTCAACATGGCCGCCTGTAACAATGTAAAAATGCTTTTCAGTTGATAACATGTGAAAACAGGTTGGGGGAAAACCTGGCTGGGTCACAGAAGCAATCAGCAAAATCTTAAAGCCATTACTAAACGTTAAAGGCAATCaatacaaagaaacaaaagcagATAATAGAATCCTGCGAGCTTCAGTTCAGCACAATCTGGAGTCGTGCCACAGTTTGTTGACTGAAACAAAAGCACAGAGCATTGCAGTACTCGGGATGTAACAATACAAATGCAGGCCTTAGTCTTACCATTGTCAAATGACAGACTTGGAGAGAGGAGTACACCCACCAAAACACTCAAACACGTGTCTGGCACTTTTATCAAGGTGACATCGTTCCCTACAATGCAAAAATTTAAAGTGTAATATTAATCAAAGTTACGTGAAAACTTGTTTTATGGGGAAAAGCTCTGGAACGGGGCCAGTTTCTAACTGTGCCGTGTGAGATGAGCCAGAGATGCTTAAAAATTCTCCCAATCTGTCAGTAAAATGGATGCTGTATGAGCACTCATTAAAACATTTAGAACAACActgaatattaaaataaaagttactTAAAACTTGTCTTAAAAAGAGGATCACATAGTAGAAAGAAACATCGAGGGTCCTGCAGGACAGTCTCACAGGAGATGTAGTATCGAGTGTGTATTGCTGTGACATCAGCCAAAGTGTCCGATTTAGTCCAGACTAGAGTAGGATATAAAACCAAAACAGAGGGAGTTATCTTTGATCTTACACCATTAATCCTCTGAAAAGGTTAACATCCCACTCGCTTAAAAAAACTAGAACACCAGCAGCTGCCAACACGGCTCACAGAGCAATCACTGGTGAAATCAAGTTATGAGCCGTGCTGTGAAGTTGTgaagtttttttctcctgtatttGAGACCATTAGGGATGACAGGCCATAAAAAAGCAGCATGCTTTTTCAAGGAATGCAGGAGAAAGTATTTACCCACAAACTCACTTTTCACTTTAGTATTTACTGGCAAGTAACACCTACCAGTCTCATTTGATTTTACACGCTGTGGGAACTATTTTCAGTCCCTTGAATCCATTATGTCACAATTTCCCACGATGTCACCTTGTTCAACATTCagtgtttgcacattttttttccctctaggTAACTGCTGGGCCATTTGTATATGAAAACATTGTTTACAATGGCTTCCACTGACTTTCAATACCATACTTGTGAACTCTTGTCAAGTAATTACAAAAATCTTACatctaacagaaaaaaaagtgaaatgagaCATTAAcataaattaagtaaaaaaaaaaaaaatggggccACCAAAATCCCATGAAAAACCAAAGCACGACACGGCCCTGGAGAggcatattttatttcttttgtcaaTATACTTCAGGAAACAATATACAAAGCAATGATGTGGTCACCTTTACTGAATGTGTGGTGCAGTTCAGTTATAGACTCAATAGATAGTATGGTGGAAAAAACAGGCCTTTGCAGCTTAGGACCCTGCTCTTCAACAGTGGGgaacaaacaaatgagggggATGGGGCGTGCTAGAAAAACAACCCTATGCATGACATGCTTGTTGAagatctttttttgttgttgttggtcaaatagaggataaaaaaaacCTAACAGGTGTGGTATATTCAGGTAAATGAGGTTGAGACTTAAGACTTTCAACAAGGCACTAGCGTATAAACGAAACCTAACATAGTACTCCAATAAAATAATAACCAGTGCTCACTTTAGTTTAGCATGTTTATTACAATACATAGATTTCACATTTGACCTTGTGACCTCTCATTGCCCTGCTCTGTGTGAAGTGCATGGGATTAGTCATCCTCATCCCTCCACCCCATCGGCAGTGCCCAAACCCGCTGCTTGCTTCCCAGTAGCACTGATACCACTCCTTCCCAACTAGGTGCAAAGGAAAACGTGGTAATCGTTTATGAGTACATGTTGTGATATACCAGTCATCACTACAACTTTTaataaaacctttttatttttgttgtcctCTTCTTAAAACTCCTGTTACTTTAGCAACTGTACAAAGGAATGAACCAGCGGTGCTACCTCGCTTTTAAAAAGTACAGTTCTCTGGCAAAATTTGAAGGGATAAACAGAGTAACAAAAACCTCGTGATGGTAAgctttgagggggaaaaaaaaccccaaacctACAGGTAGGGTTTGAAGTGATAAATGTTGATGTCAGTCCCTCGAGGAGAGGATCTGGCAGTTGGACTGTAACTGGGCAGGGCCGAGACCAGGGTAGGGGCTTGCAGTGGGAATGGTCCAAAGCAGCACGCCAAcacatctttgttttatttaaaatcactcactcactccatcACACCACCAGGCACTGTTATTTTCAGATTGGGAAATGCAGGGCCACTGGAAGCTGCAAATAGATCACTGAACCACTGTGACCTGTCATGATGGACCTGCAATAAAGGGGATGTTTACTGTGCCTGAGTACGCATTACAGTTCAACCCCAAAGGGCAGGGGGAAGAGAATCTAGACCGACTAATCAGTTTACCGTTAATGTGAGGGAAGAATAGATTGACACCAGTGTGTTAAGCTTTATGCTAGGTTTTTGTGTAAATGAATGGCTTAAAACATATTCCTCCATTTCCATGCAGGTCACATACATGCTCAAGGCAATGGTTCACTGATCTATGGACAAAATGAAGCTTTAAGTCTGCAGACAAGTTAACATGAAGGAAAGGCTAGCTAATGAATGTAGCCGCCTAGGTGTTGATTAGTTTGGATGTCAAAAGCTTTGATAGGCATGGCTTTCCATGGCTTCAATCtacaaaacatatttacaacatagaTAACATCTACAAGaaatctacatttttttctgccaggGTTTTTACAAAACAGAGTCTTGTAAATCACCCCCTCCCAACTCCCCTCCCACAACAACTCTTCACCTTCTCCCCTCTAGGCTCGCCCAGCCCAACGGTCCAAAGCCAACCCAACTGGAGCTCCTGTGTGTTAAGACTGGGGGCAAGAAGATTTGAACAACTGTTCTCCCTCCGGCTTCCAACCATGTGCAATGGGTCTTCCCCCTTTTCCCAGCTCTCACTTCAACTGTCAACCAGAAGTTCTCAGACCATGAAAGAATTCTGATTCTTCAACTTTTCAAGTTCTTTGATTTGCTGTCTCAAAAATAGTATCctgatggaaagaaagagagagagaaaaaacagcattaGCTGTGTAAATAATTGGTTAAGGTTTACTTCAACTGTCAACAAGTGAATGCCATTTAACATAAACAGAGAATGCTTCtctgtttaaatgttttctCACCTCTGCTCACGCAATGTTGCTTGTATTTCACAGACTCTGACCAGGGAGCGGAGATTTTTGAGCTCGGTGCAATTCTCAGACATGCAGATGCTCCCCATGGTGTGGGCCTCTTCACGTAGTCTTGATGCCTTGAAGACAATCAATTTGTTTAGCAAACACAATGCAAGGGGACAAAAACAGCAGTAT
Coding sequences within it:
- the bambia gene encoding BMP and activin membrane-bound inhibitor homolog a; translation: MDRHSSFISIWLQLELCAMAVLLTKGEIRCYCDAPHCVATGYMCKSELNACFTKVLDPLSTNSPLTHGCLDPVANAADVCSGSKSADALTGASATMLECCHDDMCNYRGLHDLAHTRESTDHGRYQPENNNRNLVTRVQELASAKEVWFRAAVIAVPIAGGLILVLLIMLALRMLRSENKRLQDQRQQMLSRLHYSFHGHHTKKGHVAKLDLECMVPVTGHENCCLTCDKMRQADLGNDKILSLVHWGMYSGHGKLEFV